GCTGGCCCTGGTGCATGCGGCGATGTACGACGCGACCGTGGTCACGTGGAAGGCCAAGGCCCTGCATCATCGCCCCCTGCCGGCCCAGGTCAACCCCTTCCTCAAGCCCGTGGCGGGTGAACCGGGCATCCCGAGCTACCCCTCCGAACACGCCGCCATCTCCATGGCCGCGGCCATGACCCTGGCCGAGCTGTTCCCGGACCACAAGGAGGCGCTGCTGAAGAAGGCGCGCCTGGTCGGGGAAACCCGCGTGGCGGCGGGGGCAGCCTTCCGCAGCGACATCGAGGCGGGCTTCGCGATCGGCGAGAAGGTCGCCAAGGCGGTGCTGGCCGCGCGCGGTGACGACGGCGCCAACAGGCCCAACCCGCCGGTGGCCAAGCTGCCCGGCAAGTGGTGGGTGGAGGCCCCGATGGAATCCGGGGCCGGCCAGTGGCGCACCTGGATGCTGAAAAACGGGCAGCAATTCCGCATGCACTACGACTGGCAGCACGACATGAAGAACCCGACCTTCGCCAAGGCCTATCGCGAGGTCGATGCGATCCACGACACGCTGACGCCGCACCAGATCGAACGCGCCATCTTCTGGAACTTCGATGTGCCGGCGATCCTCTGGAACGACATCGCGCGCCGCGCCGTGTTGACCAAGAAGAAGCCGATCAAGCCGGATTCCATGGGCATCATCTGGTCGGACATCGCCCGCCGGGCGATCGCCAACCAGGTCATGGACACGCCCCATGCGGCGCGCATGTTGAATGTCCTGCACATGACCCTGGCCGACGCCTTCATCGCTTGCTGGGACACCAAGTACGCCAACCGCGTGCCGCGCCCGATCATGGTCGCGCCGGCCGGCAAGAGTCTGCGCACGGTGGTCCCGACCCCGCCCCACCCCTCCTGGCCATCTGGCCACGCCACCGCTTCGATGGCTGCCTCGGTGGTGTTGCGGCAGTACTTCCCGCAGGAGGCC
This is a stretch of genomic DNA from Candidatus Sericytochromatia bacterium. It encodes these proteins:
- a CDS encoding phosphatase PAP2 family protein encodes the protein MSNARLLPLAVLVALIGTSLPALPAQAGLSEALPTPPQMPLSVSPEAAGWKTAVIGDVKDFLPAAPPVWGTPAAKAEMAEIVDWQKRRSADDLKAISYWNDVPPPLRWSEEVRAEIITASMVPPRGARALALVHAAMYDATVVTWKAKALHHRPLPAQVNPFLKPVAGEPGIPSYPSEHAAISMAAAMTLAELFPDHKEALLKKARLVGETRVAAGAAFRSDIEAGFAIGEKVAKAVLAARGDDGANRPNPPVAKLPGKWWVEAPMESGAGQWRTWMLKNGQQFRMHYDWQHDMKNPTFAKAYREVDAIHDTLTPHQIERAIFWNFDVPAILWNDIARRAVLTKKKPIKPDSMGIIWSDIARRAIANQVMDTPHAARMLNVLHMTLADAFIACWDTKYANRVPRPIMVAPAGKSLRTVVPTPPHPSWPSGHATASMAASVVLRQYFPQEAKAFEAQAREAAMSRLWGGIHFRKDNDDGLKLGERIGKHCVSEAKAKGWLP